In Geotalea uraniireducens, one genomic interval encodes:
- a CDS encoding PilZ domain-containing protein: MSDYYQLTTVNDVQQDSQQILAILTDIKNGARTNDLRLLNYYRSIPVNYGATVEHIDGDVVELAVQQQQAIVMQMEKQTFIKSDHFPKDVLAAVSYINIDKCRALVSKFAYAVIRAERRQFVRVEVRERIEVGFTATGATFNGTLHDISIGGLAVAAELANPPEDNLVGTVTLKLPDTPCEMPAKLLRRIEVDDRSLFIMETRPNARAEKAISQFIFQRQVEIIRELKDSIF; encoded by the coding sequence ATGAGTGACTACTATCAGCTGACCACCGTTAACGACGTTCAGCAGGACAGCCAACAGATTCTGGCAATCCTGACGGACATCAAGAACGGCGCCCGCACCAATGATCTGCGGCTGCTCAACTACTACCGGTCGATTCCGGTCAACTACGGCGCCACTGTCGAGCATATCGACGGCGACGTAGTGGAACTGGCGGTGCAGCAACAGCAAGCCATCGTCATGCAGATGGAAAAACAGACCTTCATCAAGAGCGACCACTTCCCGAAGGACGTCCTGGCCGCCGTCAGCTACATCAACATCGACAAATGCCGGGCCCTGGTGAGCAAGTTCGCCTACGCGGTGATCCGGGCCGAACGCCGGCAATTCGTCCGGGTCGAGGTCCGGGAACGGATCGAAGTCGGCTTCACCGCCACCGGCGCCACCTTCAACGGCACCCTCCATGACATTTCCATCGGCGGGCTGGCGGTCGCCGCCGAACTCGCCAATCCCCCCGAAGACAACCTGGTGGGAACCGTCACCCTCAAGCTGCCGGACACCCCCTGCGAAATGCCGGCCAAGCTGCTCCGGCGGATCGAAGTCGACGACCGCAGCCTCTTCATCATGGAGACCAGACCCAACGCCCGGGCGGAAAAGGCGATCTCCCAGTTCATCTTCCAGCGGCAGGTGGAGATAATCAGAGAACTGAAAGACAGCATCTTCTAG
- a CDS encoding peptide chain release factor 3 has protein sequence MQKHNQLEVDKRRTFAIISHPDAGKTTITEKLLLFGGAIQQAGEVRARKSARYATSDWMEMEKQRGISVTSSVMKFTYRDFEINLLDTPGHNDFSEDTYRVLTAVDSVLMVIDSVKGVESQTKKLLEVCRLRSTPIMTFINKLDREGREPLDLIDEIESVLQIQCAPMTWPVGMGKRFRGTYHLYRKELTFFDPDAEQGTGQIATMNDLADPRLDELLGSQVEELRNDVELLEGAAHPFEEEAYLAGLQTPVFFGSAINTFGIQQLLDTFVDHAPSPLPRAAQSRVVSPYEEPFTAFAFKIQANMDPAHRDRIAFFRICSGKFTRGMKVRHVRTGRDTQLSNATIFMAQDRTNVDEAYPGDIIGIHNHGTIKIGDTFTQGEDLKYTGIPSFAPEHFRKVRLLDPLKSKALEKGLTQLAEEGTTQVFRPLMGSDWIVGAVGVLQFDVVMHRLEYEYNVRATYEPVGYVTARWVTGDKRKLDEFQKREAMACYLDGEGRLAYLAPSQWRLDNTMENWKELEFHATQEHN, from the coding sequence TTGCAGAAGCACAACCAATTGGAAGTCGACAAACGCCGCACCTTCGCGATCATCAGCCATCCGGACGCCGGGAAGACCACCATTACCGAAAAGCTGCTCCTCTTCGGCGGGGCGATCCAGCAGGCCGGCGAGGTCCGGGCGCGCAAAAGTGCCCGCTATGCCACCTCCGACTGGATGGAGATGGAGAAGCAGCGCGGCATCTCCGTGACCTCTTCGGTGATGAAGTTCACCTACCGGGACTTCGAGATCAACTTGCTCGACACGCCGGGGCACAACGACTTCTCCGAGGATACCTATCGGGTGCTGACCGCCGTCGACTCGGTGCTGATGGTGATCGACTCGGTGAAGGGGGTGGAGAGCCAGACCAAGAAGCTGCTCGAAGTCTGCCGGCTGCGCAGCACGCCGATCATGACCTTCATCAACAAGCTGGACCGGGAGGGGCGGGAGCCGCTCGACCTGATCGATGAAATCGAGAGCGTCCTGCAGATCCAGTGCGCGCCGATGACCTGGCCGGTCGGGATGGGGAAGCGCTTCCGCGGCACCTATCATCTCTACCGCAAGGAACTGACTTTTTTTGATCCCGATGCCGAACAGGGGACCGGGCAGATCGCCACCATGAACGACCTCGCCGATCCACGGCTCGACGAACTGCTCGGTTCCCAGGTGGAAGAGCTGCGCAACGACGTCGAACTGCTGGAGGGAGCGGCCCATCCCTTCGAAGAAGAGGCATACCTGGCCGGGCTGCAGACGCCGGTCTTCTTCGGCAGTGCCATCAATACCTTCGGTATCCAGCAGCTGCTCGACACCTTCGTTGACCATGCCCCGTCCCCGCTGCCACGGGCGGCGCAGAGCCGGGTCGTTTCCCCCTACGAAGAGCCGTTCACCGCCTTCGCCTTCAAGATCCAGGCGAACATGGACCCGGCCCACCGGGACCGGATCGCCTTCTTCCGGATCTGTTCGGGGAAATTCACCCGGGGAATGAAGGTCCGCCATGTCCGGACCGGCCGTGACACCCAGCTCAGCAACGCCACCATCTTCATGGCCCAGGACCGGACCAACGTCGACGAGGCATACCCGGGGGACATCATCGGCATCCACAACCACGGCACGATCAAGATCGGTGATACCTTCACCCAGGGAGAAGATCTCAAGTACACCGGCATTCCGAGCTTCGCTCCGGAGCACTTCCGCAAGGTGCGGCTCCTCGATCCGCTGAAGTCCAAGGCGTTGGAGAAGGGGTTGACCCAGCTGGCCGAAGAGGGAACCACCCAGGTGTTCCGGCCGCTGATGGGGAGCGACTGGATCGTTGGCGCCGTCGGGGTCCTCCAGTTCGACGTGGTCATGCATCGGCTCGAGTACGAGTACAATGTCCGGGCCACCTATGAACCGGTCGGTTACGTGACGGCCCGCTGGGTGACCGGCGACAAGCGCAAGCTCGACGAGTTCCAGAAGCGGGAAGCGATGGCCTGCTACCTGGACGGCGAGGGGCGGCTGGCCTATCTCGCCCCTTCCCAGTGGCGACTCGACAATACCATGGAGAACTGGAAGGAGCTGGAGTTCCACGCCACACAGGAACATAACTGA
- the larB gene encoding nickel pincer cofactor biosynthesis protein LarB — translation MDPQELKTLLRNFKNGDLNEDDVLTRLRHLPFEDLGEAVVDHHRGLRQGFPEVIFGAGKSVGQIERIMTALVAQGNNILVTRIDEGKALQVLEAFPAARYHEAARCLTLEQKPPERRGRGRVLVISAGTSDIPVAAEAVVTLRALGNETEHLYDVGVAGIHRLLARREELFAAAVLIVVAGMEGALPSVVGGLVDRPVIAVPTSVGYGAAFGGIAALLGMLNSCAAGVTVVNIDNGFGAAVAASLINRE, via the coding sequence ATGGATCCGCAGGAGCTGAAAACCCTGCTGCGTAATTTTAAGAACGGCGATCTCAACGAAGACGACGTCCTGACCCGGCTGCGCCATCTGCCGTTCGAGGATTTGGGCGAAGCGGTGGTCGACCACCACCGCGGACTCCGCCAGGGGTTTCCGGAGGTGATCTTCGGCGCCGGGAAGAGTGTCGGCCAGATCGAGCGGATCATGACTGCCCTTGTCGCCCAGGGGAACAACATTCTGGTGACCCGGATCGACGAGGGCAAGGCGTTGCAGGTGCTGGAGGCCTTTCCCGCCGCCCGTTACCACGAGGCGGCCCGCTGCCTGACCCTCGAACAGAAACCGCCGGAGCGCCGTGGCCGGGGGCGGGTACTCGTCATCTCCGCCGGGACCTCCGACATTCCGGTGGCGGCGGAGGCGGTGGTTACTCTCCGGGCGCTGGGGAACGAGACGGAACATCTTTACGACGTGGGGGTGGCGGGTATCCACCGGCTGTTGGCCCGGCGGGAGGAGCTGTTCGCCGCCGCGGTGCTGATCGTCGTGGCCGGCATGGAGGGGGCGCTGCCGTCGGTGGTCGGGGGGCTGGTCGACCGGCCGGTGATCGCCGTGCCGACCTCGGTGGGGTACGGTGCCGCTTTCGGCGGGATCGCCGCCCTGCTCGGCATGCTCAATTCCTGCGCCGCCGGGGTGACGGTGGTGAATATCGACAACGGTTTCGGCGCGGCAGTGGCGGCAAGCCTGATCAACCGGGAGTGA
- a CDS encoding ribonuclease Z: MGRLLFRYLEPTFCAGLLDDPVLYLHSRPLGRAILIDCGQLHHLAKRVLKSLDAVFVSHAHMDHFMGFDTLVRHIHVSPRTVELFGPPGIAARVAAKLAGYDWNLAEASWCTFRVHEVHADRLRHFAFPGAAGFSCREEGETARRDRTIWGNDFLTVEAALCDHKIPSLAFRITERPTFWIDGDKVRQAGLVPGEWLRELKRRFYQGTLADGGLTVLRQRGDKVSADEVADPDALLAAIRQEQTPASIGYLTDIAMNAANRATVREFLAGVTLLICEASFLATDRAKARTSHHLCTGDVNLLVRELRPAFLLPMHLSKSNNGRSAELYGELSLPATTVLLRLPEHLTPRPFLPTEFPRIGRR, encoded by the coding sequence ATGGGCCGCCTCCTCTTCCGCTATCTCGAACCGACCTTCTGTGCCGGGCTCCTGGACGACCCGGTGCTCTACCTCCACTCCCGGCCCCTCGGGCGGGCGATCCTGATCGACTGCGGCCAGTTGCACCACCTGGCCAAGCGGGTCCTCAAATCGCTCGACGCCGTCTTCGTCAGCCACGCCCACATGGACCACTTCATGGGGTTCGACACCCTGGTCCGCCACATCCACGTCTCGCCCCGGACGGTAGAGCTGTTCGGCCCGCCGGGGATCGCCGCCAGGGTGGCCGCCAAGCTGGCCGGCTACGACTGGAACCTGGCCGAAGCCTCCTGGTGTACCTTCCGGGTCCACGAGGTCCATGCCGACCGGCTGCGGCACTTCGCCTTTCCCGGAGCCGCCGGCTTTTCCTGCCGGGAGGAGGGGGAAACGGCGCGCCGCGATCGAACGATCTGGGGCAACGATTTTCTCACCGTCGAGGCCGCGCTCTGCGACCACAAGATCCCCTCGCTGGCCTTCCGGATCACCGAGCGGCCGACCTTCTGGATCGACGGGGACAAGGTCCGGCAGGCAGGGCTGGTGCCGGGGGAATGGCTGCGCGAGCTGAAACGGCGCTTCTATCAGGGGACCCTGGCCGACGGTGGGCTGACAGTGCTGCGGCAACGGGGCGACAAAGTCAGCGCGGACGAGGTCGCCGATCCCGACGCTCTCCTGGCGGCGATCCGGCAGGAACAGACCCCCGCCAGCATCGGCTACCTGACCGACATTGCCATGAACGCCGCCAATCGCGCCACGGTACGTGAGTTCCTCGCCGGGGTGACCCTGTTGATCTGCGAAGCGTCGTTCCTCGCCACCGACCGGGCCAAGGCCCGCACCTCCCACCACCTCTGCACCGGCGACGTCAATCTTCTCGTCCGGGAGCTCCGCCCCGCCTTCCTCCTACCGATGCACCTGTCGAAGAGCAACAACGGCCGGAGCGCCGAGTTGTACGGGGAACTCTCGCTGCCGGCAACGACCGTCCTGCTCCGGCTCCCCGAACACCTCACCCCCCGGCCGTTCCTGCCGACAGAATTCCCCCGGATCGGCCGCCGCTGA
- the larC gene encoding nickel pincer cofactor biosynthesis protein LarC, producing the protein MKVLYFDCFAGIAGDMTVAALLDLGVPFAVVSEAVACLPLPPSSYELAVERTSRRGIAANRFVVRVEEHQPHRHYAGIAAMIEASPLAAGVKETAQRIFFRLAEAEAKVHGVALDLVHFHEVGAVDSIVDIVGTAAALDHLGIDVIETGPLPLGGGFVETAHGLLPVPAPATAELLRGLPVHGAAGEGERVTPTGAAIVAALATGVAQPPAMTVSGIGYGAGSKDFSDLPNVLRLFLGERPAALDRDEVRVIETHLDDMNPEVLGFVLERLLAAGALDAAFSPLQMKKNRPAVRLTVIAPPERLETLAALILHETTAIGVRHYPVARLKLLRQEEERDTSLGSVRVKVLRDGEAVVRVVPEYESCRQIAERCRLPLLEVYRIVEGEVGRG; encoded by the coding sequence ATGAAGGTTCTTTATTTCGATTGCTTTGCCGGTATCGCCGGCGATATGACCGTGGCGGCACTGCTTGACCTGGGGGTCCCCTTCGCGGTGGTAAGCGAGGCGGTGGCCTGTCTGCCGCTTCCCCCTTCGAGCTACGAACTGGCGGTTGAGCGGACCAGCCGCCGGGGGATTGCCGCCAACCGGTTCGTCGTCCGGGTGGAGGAGCATCAGCCGCATCGTCACTATGCGGGGATTGCGGCGATGATCGAGGCGAGCCCCCTGGCCGCCGGGGTGAAGGAGACGGCGCAGCGGATTTTTTTCCGGCTGGCCGAGGCCGAGGCGAAAGTCCACGGCGTGGCGCTCGACCTGGTCCATTTTCACGAGGTGGGGGCGGTCGATTCGATCGTCGACATCGTCGGTACTGCGGCGGCCCTCGACCACCTGGGGATCGATGTTATCGAGACGGGCCCGCTCCCGCTCGGCGGCGGTTTCGTCGAAACTGCCCACGGCCTGCTGCCGGTGCCGGCGCCGGCGACGGCGGAACTGCTTCGCGGGCTGCCGGTCCACGGAGCGGCAGGAGAGGGCGAGCGGGTCACCCCTACCGGCGCCGCCATCGTCGCCGCCCTGGCGACTGGCGTCGCGCAGCCGCCGGCGATGACCGTCAGCGGTATCGGCTATGGGGCCGGCAGCAAGGATTTCTCCGATCTTCCCAACGTGCTGCGGCTTTTCCTCGGCGAACGGCCGGCGGCGCTCGACCGCGACGAGGTCCGGGTGATCGAGACCCACCTCGACGACATGAACCCGGAAGTGCTCGGCTTCGTCCTGGAGCGGCTGCTGGCCGCCGGGGCTCTCGATGCCGCCTTCTCGCCGCTGCAGATGAAGAAGAACCGGCCGGCGGTCCGGTTGACGGTTATCGCCCCGCCCGAGCGGCTGGAGACGCTGGCCGCCCTGATCCTCCACGAGACCACCGCCATCGGCGTCCGCCATTATCCGGTAGCCCGGCTGAAGCTTCTCCGCCAGGAAGAAGAGCGGGACACCTCCCTCGGTTCTGTCCGGGTGAAGGTGCTGCGGGACGGGGAAGCGGTGGTGCGGGTGGTACCGGAATACGAGTCGTGCCGGCAGATCGCCGAGCGTTGCCGGCTGCCGCTGCTCGAGGTCTACCGGATCGTCGAGGGGGAGGTCGGCCGGGGATGA
- a CDS encoding phosphatidylglycerophosphatase A family protein, translating into MRRFVVLAATWFGTGFSPVASGTVGTLGAIPFYLILARMPLWLYLATLVPFFFFACWAAGRAEALFGEHDSGKIVIDEVIGYLVTMAAVPPAPRYVVAGFFLFRFFDIVKVPPARFFDRQVHNGYGVVLDDVVAGLYACAVLHLLTRWL; encoded by the coding sequence ATGAGACGCTTCGTTGTCCTGGCAGCCACCTGGTTCGGTACCGGCTTCAGCCCCGTCGCCTCCGGGACGGTCGGCACTCTCGGGGCGATCCCGTTCTACCTGATCCTGGCCCGGATGCCGCTCTGGCTTTACCTGGCGACGCTCGTGCCGTTCTTCTTCTTCGCCTGCTGGGCGGCTGGCCGGGCGGAGGCGCTCTTCGGCGAGCACGATTCGGGGAAGATCGTCATCGACGAGGTGATCGGCTACCTGGTGACCATGGCGGCGGTGCCGCCGGCTCCGCGTTACGTCGTCGCCGGCTTTTTCCTCTTTCGCTTCTTCGATATCGTCAAGGTGCCGCCGGCCCGCTTCTTCGACCGGCAGGTCCATAACGGCTACGGCGTTGTCCTCGACGACGTGGTCGCCGGGCTGTACGCCTGCGCCGTCCTCCATCTGCTGACGAGATGGCTGTAA
- a CDS encoding NADPH:quinone reductase, with protein MKAIQVHGFGAPEVLRLADVAEPQAGTGQVVVRVHAAGVNPVDTYIRAGLYRPDLPLPYTPGIDGAGVIEAVGAGVKHRTVGQRVYVAWCLTGTYAEKVLCEEFQTHPLPEAISFGQGAALGVPYGAAFRALFQRARAVAGETVLVHGASGGVGIGAVQLARAAGLRVIGTAGSEQGRQLVLAQGAHHVLDHHAAGYLEQLRELTCGRGADLILEMLANVNLGNDLGVLAPKGRVVVIGSRGPVEIDPRATFLPESAILGMSLYSATAPELASMHAAFGAGLENGTLRPVVSRELPLAEAPTAHHAVIEASTFGKIALVP; from the coding sequence ATGAAAGCGATCCAGGTCCATGGATTCGGGGCGCCGGAGGTACTGCGGCTGGCGGACGTGGCCGAGCCGCAAGCGGGGACGGGGCAGGTGGTGGTGCGGGTGCATGCCGCCGGGGTGAACCCGGTGGATACCTACATCCGGGCCGGGTTGTACCGCCCGGACCTGCCGCTCCCCTACACTCCGGGAATCGACGGCGCCGGAGTGATCGAGGCGGTGGGGGCCGGGGTGAAGCACCGGACCGTCGGGCAGCGGGTTTACGTCGCCTGGTGCCTGACCGGGACCTACGCCGAGAAGGTCCTTTGCGAGGAGTTCCAGACCCATCCGCTGCCGGAGGCGATCTCCTTCGGTCAGGGGGCGGCCCTCGGTGTCCCTTACGGTGCGGCGTTCCGGGCGCTCTTTCAGCGGGCCCGGGCCGTTGCCGGCGAGACGGTGCTGGTTCACGGCGCCAGCGGCGGGGTGGGGATCGGCGCCGTGCAGCTGGCGCGGGCGGCGGGGCTGCGGGTGATCGGCACCGCCGGCTCCGAGCAGGGGCGGCAGCTGGTGCTGGCCCAAGGAGCACACCACGTCCTCGACCATCATGCCGCCGGCTATCTGGAGCAGCTCCGCGAGCTGACCTGCGGCCGCGGCGCGGACCTTATCCTGGAGATGCTGGCCAATGTCAACCTGGGGAACGACCTGGGGGTGCTGGCGCCCAAGGGGCGGGTGGTGGTGATCGGCAGCCGCGGCCCGGTGGAGATCGATCCGCGGGCGACCTTCCTGCCGGAAAGCGCGATCCTCGGCATGAGCCTCTACAGCGCCACGGCGCCGGAACTGGCGAGCATGCACGCCGCCTTTGGCGCCGGGCTGGAAAACGGCACCCTCCGGCCGGTGGTCAGCCGGGAACTGCCGCTCGCCGAAGCGCCGACCGCCCACCACGCGGTCATCGAGGCGAGCACCTTCGGCAAGATCGCCCTGGTCCCTTAG
- a CDS encoding DoxX family protein → MAKSSLGARADSLALLMLRLPLGLIFIAHGSQKLFGAFGGHGLTATFATFETKLGIPPIFTLLAIIAEFGGGVGVLCGIFTRLSAFGIAAVMAVAIYKVHWANGFFLNMACVPGHGNGFEYNLALLGMALSLLFSGGGSWTLDRYIFRR, encoded by the coding sequence ATGGCCAAATCAAGCCTGGGTGCCAGGGCCGATTCCCTGGCGCTCCTCATGCTGCGGCTGCCGCTCGGCCTCATCTTCATCGCCCACGGTTCGCAGAAACTGTTCGGGGCTTTCGGCGGTCACGGGCTGACCGCCACCTTCGCTACCTTCGAAACGAAGCTCGGCATCCCGCCGATCTTCACCCTGCTGGCGATCATCGCCGAATTCGGCGGCGGCGTCGGCGTGCTGTGCGGTATCTTTACCCGGCTGTCCGCCTTCGGCATCGCCGCAGTGATGGCGGTGGCGATCTACAAGGTTCACTGGGCGAACGGCTTCTTCCTCAACATGGCCTGCGTCCCCGGTCATGGCAACGGTTTCGAATACAATCTGGCGCTGCTCGGGATGGCCCTCTCGCTCCTTTTCAGTGGCGGCGGTTCCTGGACCCTCGATCGTTATATATTCCGGCGTTAG
- the rdgC gene encoding recombination-associated protein RdgC — MGIVANTVALCQFQVAGELPAGDLYEWVAARLAGQAFHPIDQELAEQSVGWVHLDDHRQMDFAVPAAFWRDHYVVFTLRRDQRKLPAALLKAYLQVAEHEYLAANPGLNRVPKQKREELKEAVRANLLAKTLPVPSAWDAVWDTRSGIVSFTSLSAPVMELFESQFKKTFDGLRLVAIHPFARAERVVAGELQPALAKANQATSDAAIDLIRSNQWLGWDFLLWLLHRTMTETSEYRVTREGTALAGEPFVAYLNDRLVLLSAGENGTQKITVAGPQDHFREVRTALANGKRITEATLYLEKDENSWKLTLKGELFHFAGFKAPKVTIERDNTVDETSEREAAFYERMFVLEEGLQLFDSLYATFLAARLGAGWGEELARVETWLGAE; from the coding sequence ATGGGAATAGTAGCAAACACCGTTGCCCTCTGCCAGTTCCAGGTCGCCGGCGAGCTGCCGGCCGGCGATCTCTACGAGTGGGTGGCCGCGCGGCTGGCCGGCCAGGCGTTCCACCCCATCGACCAGGAGCTGGCCGAGCAATCGGTCGGCTGGGTGCACCTCGATGATCACCGGCAGATGGATTTTGCCGTTCCCGCCGCCTTCTGGCGCGACCACTACGTGGTGTTTACCCTGCGCCGCGACCAGCGGAAGCTGCCGGCGGCGCTGCTCAAGGCCTACCTGCAGGTGGCCGAGCATGAGTATCTGGCGGCCAATCCCGGCCTGAACCGAGTGCCGAAGCAGAAGCGGGAGGAGTTGAAAGAAGCGGTGCGGGCGAATCTGCTGGCCAAGACCCTGCCGGTGCCGAGCGCCTGGGATGCGGTCTGGGATACCCGGAGCGGGATCGTCTCCTTCACCTCGCTCTCCGCACCGGTGATGGAGCTGTTCGAGAGCCAGTTCAAAAAGACCTTCGACGGCCTGCGCCTGGTGGCGATCCACCCCTTTGCCCGCGCCGAGCGGGTGGTGGCCGGCGAACTGCAGCCGGCGCTGGCCAAGGCCAACCAGGCAACTTCCGACGCGGCGATCGACCTGATCCGGAGCAACCAGTGGCTCGGCTGGGATTTCCTCCTCTGGCTGCTGCACCGGACGATGACCGAAACGTCGGAATACCGGGTGACCCGGGAAGGGACCGCCCTGGCCGGCGAGCCGTTCGTCGCCTACCTGAACGACCGGCTGGTGCTGCTGAGCGCCGGGGAGAACGGCACCCAGAAGATCACCGTTGCCGGTCCCCAGGATCACTTCCGCGAGGTCCGGACCGCCCTGGCCAACGGCAAGCGGATCACCGAAGCGACCCTGTACCTGGAGAAGGACGAGAACAGCTGGAAGCTGACCCTCAAGGGGGAGCTGTTCCATTTCGCCGGCTTCAAGGCGCCGAAGGTGACCATCGAGCGGGACAACACCGTTGACGAGACGAGTGAGCGGGAAGCGGCGTTCTACGAGCGGATGTTCGTTCTCGAGGAGGGGCTGCAGCTTTTCGACAGCCTCTACGCGACGTTCCTCGCCGCCCGGCTCGGCGCCGGCTGGGGCGAGGAGCTGGCGCGGGTCGAGACCTGGCTCGGCGCCGAGTAG
- the hemB gene encoding porphobilinogen synthase, with protein MFFPQFRARRIRGKEVFRRMVRENALSANDLIYPMFSAFGKGIRKEISSMPGIYQQSIEYIVEEAQEVYELGVPAVILFGIPETKDAVGSDAYAEHGIIQETIRALKKGVPGLAVITDVCMCEYTDHGHCGIIKDGDVDNDATLELLAKEALSHAQAGADMVAPSDMMDGRVAAIRDTLDENGFDHLPLMSYAVKYASGYYGPFREAAESTPQFGDRRSYQMDPANRREALREAKMDVEEGADILMVKPGLPYLDILRDLREEFDLPMAVYNVSGEYSMIKAAGRMGWIDEERVIMETLLSFKRAGADLILTYHAKEAARLLHKGYEAARAGRCGCP; from the coding sequence ATGTTCTTTCCCCAGTTCCGCGCCCGGCGCATCCGCGGCAAGGAAGTCTTCCGCCGCATGGTCAGGGAAAACGCCCTTTCCGCCAACGATCTGATCTATCCGATGTTCTCCGCCTTCGGCAAGGGGATCAGGAAAGAGATCTCCTCCATGCCGGGCATTTACCAGCAGTCGATCGAATACATCGTCGAGGAGGCCCAGGAGGTCTACGAGCTGGGGGTTCCGGCGGTAATCCTGTTCGGTATCCCCGAGACGAAGGATGCGGTCGGCAGCGATGCCTACGCCGAACACGGCATCATCCAGGAGACGATCCGGGCGCTGAAGAAAGGGGTGCCGGGGCTGGCGGTCATCACCGACGTCTGCATGTGCGAATACACCGATCACGGCCACTGCGGCATCATCAAGGACGGCGACGTCGACAACGACGCCACCCTGGAGCTGCTCGCCAAGGAAGCCCTCTCCCACGCCCAGGCCGGCGCCGACATGGTCGCCCCCTCGGACATGATGGACGGCCGCGTCGCCGCCATCCGCGACACCCTCGACGAGAACGGCTTCGACCATCTGCCGCTGATGAGCTATGCGGTGAAATATGCCTCCGGTTACTACGGGCCGTTCCGCGAAGCGGCCGAGTCGACCCCCCAGTTCGGCGACCGTCGCTCCTACCAGATGGACCCGGCCAACCGGCGCGAAGCGCTGCGCGAGGCGAAGATGGATGTGGAGGAAGGGGCGGATATCCTGATGGTCAAGCCGGGGCTCCCCTACCTGGACATCCTCCGCGACCTGCGGGAGGAATTCGACCTGCCGATGGCGGTCTACAACGTTTCCGGCGAATACAGCATGATCAAGGCCGCCGGCCGGATGGGGTGGATCGACGAGGAGCGGGTGATCATGGAGACGCTGCTCTCTTTCAAGCGGGCCGGGGCCGACCTGATCCTCACTTACCACGCCAAGGAAGCGGCCCGGCTGCTCCACAAAGGCTACGAGGCGGCCCGTGCCGGCCGCTGCGGCTGCCCGTAA
- a CDS encoding chemotaxis protein CheX, giving the protein MDNSYTFGDVTVTEQEVAQHMVAAVKTIFSTMIFIDDIVEDYPLEKPVSHFHCSISGMVGLGGAFSGMVGVHLPEDFAQEATASMLGMTVEEVDAESDINDAVGEITNMLAGEVKMLFSDKNLHLCLSTPSIISGKDYTIEVMNNNCAVIVPFYRGEQRFIATLQISAS; this is encoded by the coding sequence ATGGATAACAGCTACACCTTCGGCGACGTTACCGTCACCGAACAAGAGGTGGCGCAGCACATGGTCGCCGCGGTAAAGACGATTTTCTCGACGATGATCTTCATCGATGACATCGTCGAGGATTACCCGCTGGAAAAGCCGGTGTCGCATTTCCACTGCAGCATCTCCGGCATGGTCGGGCTCGGCGGCGCCTTTTCCGGAATGGTCGGCGTCCACCTTCCCGAGGACTTCGCCCAGGAAGCGACCGCCTCGATGCTCGGCATGACCGTCGAGGAAGTCGACGCCGAGAGCGATATCAATGATGCGGTGGGGGAGATCACCAACATGCTGGCCGGCGAGGTCAAGATGCTCTTTTCCGACAAGAATCTTCATCTCTGCCTGTCGACGCCGTCGATCATCTCCGGTAAGGACTACACCATCGAAGTGATGAACAACAATTGTGCGGTCATCGTCCCCTTCTACCGCGGCGAACAGCGCTTTATCGCCACCCTGCAGATTTCCGCCAGCTGA
- a CDS encoding DUF2269 family protein, with the protein MQITLQAGQQTRLLLKYLHTFSAMMWIGGAQAILILLYKDRQAANGDELFAVNDAIRSLDNWLIGPGVIGSIVSGGLICLTTNWGFFRHRWVVVKWVVTAVATAFGVFFLGPWLEALSALTGLNRLAVFDNGAYVQTYRLGVAFGIAQTVVLLLLVLLSIVKPDFGPAPGEGRRGIPPALRPLLPVIDFPAQLCSLFRQEHD; encoded by the coding sequence ATGCAGATCACGCTCCAGGCAGGCCAGCAGACCCGGTTGTTGCTCAAGTATCTCCACACCTTCTCGGCGATGATGTGGATCGGCGGCGCCCAGGCGATTCTCATCCTGCTCTACAAGGACCGCCAGGCGGCCAACGGCGACGAGCTGTTCGCCGTCAACGACGCGATCCGCTCCCTGGACAACTGGCTGATCGGGCCGGGGGTGATCGGTTCGATCGTTTCGGGCGGGCTGATCTGCCTGACGACCAACTGGGGGTTTTTCCGTCATCGCTGGGTAGTGGTCAAGTGGGTGGTGACGGCGGTGGCTACCGCCTTCGGGGTCTTTTTCCTCGGGCCGTGGCTTGAGGCGCTGTCGGCGTTGACTGGGCTCAATCGGTTGGCGGTCTTTGACAACGGGGCCTATGTACAGACCTACCGGCTCGGCGTGGCTTTCGGCATCGCCCAGACGGTCGTGCTGTTGCTGTTGGTGCTCCTCTCCATCGTCAAGCCCGATTTCGGTCCGGCGCCGGGTGAAGGGCGCCGGGGCATACCGCCGGCGCTGCGCCCGCTGCTGCCGGTTATCGACTTTCCCGCCCAGCTCTGCAGCCTGTTCCGCCAGGAACACGACTGA